DNA sequence from the Arthrobacter crystallopoietes genome:
TAGCAGCCGGCACCGCGGGCAGGAAACCGCGCAGCGAACACAGCACGGGCCTGATCTTCGGGCTGGCTGCCTACGGGCTGTGGGGCATGCTGCCGCTCTACTTCGCCATCCTGGAACCGGCCGGTCCGCTGGAGATCGTGGCCAACCGGGTTATCTGGTCGCTGCTGTTCTGTGTGCTGCTGATGACGGCCATGCGCAGCTGGCGCCCGTTCAAGGCAGCGCTTGTGGACAAGCGCATCCTGGGCACGCTTTCACTGGCAGCGGCGCTCATCGCCGTCAACTGGCTGACCTATACCGTTGCCGTACTCAGCGAACGAACGGTGGAGGCCTCGCTGGGCTATTTCATCAACCCGCTGATTTCCGTCCTGCTTGGTGTCCTCATCCTGAAAGAACGGCTCCGGCGTGCCCAATGGGCTGCACTGGCCGTAGCGTTCATCGCCGTCCTGGTGCTGGCGTTCGGTTACGGCAACGTGCCCTGGCTGTCACTGGTCCTGGCGTTCAGTTTCGGCTTCTACGGCCTGGTCAAGAAGAATGTCGGGTCCAAGGTGGATGCCGTCTCGAGCCTGAGTGTGGAGACCTTGGTGCTGACTCCCCTGGCCGGAGCCGTGATGGCGGTGCTGATGGTCCAGGGCCAGGCAACGCTGCTCGACAACGGGCCCGGGCATTTCTGGCTGATGGCTGCCGGCGGACTCATCACCGCGCTGCCCTTGCTGTTCTTCGGCGCTGCGGCCCGGCGCCTGCCGCTGAGCATGGTGGGCATGCTGCAGTATCTGGCCCCGTTGCTCCAGTTCATCCTCGCGCTGGCCGTCTTCCACGAACCGATGCCGCTGGAACGGTGGATCGGGTTCGGCCTGATCTGGCTGTCCCTGATCATCCTGACCACCGACATGCTCGCCTCCTACCGCAAGCTGCCCCAACCGGCAGCCGCCTGAACCGGTCAGACGTGGCCGGGCGCATCCAGTCCGTGCACGCCCTCCTGCGGTACCACGACCATGGGCACGGGCAGTGCCCGGAGCACTTTCAGCGCCGTGCTGCCCAGGAACAGCCGGTTGCGCTGGGCAAGCCGGCTTGAGCCGATGATCACCAGTTCGCCGTCGTCCCAGTCCAGGCTGTCGATGGCCTCTTCAATGGTCCGTCCGTGGGCCACGGTCACGGTTGCAGTTCCGTCGAGCGCATTCGTGGCGGCTTCCGACAGAACGGAGTTGGCGTGCAGATGGGCCTGGTGGATCGCCTCACCGGAGTCCGAGCGTTCGTGCGTGTCCAAGGCGACGAGCGAGACCAGCCGCAGCGGCAGTCCGCGGCGGCCTGCCGCCCGCAGTGCCACATCCCGTGCCGTCTGGGCGCCCTGCCGCTCGCCGATGAAGGCCGTCAACCGGGTCAGCGGCCCCTTCCGCTGGTAGCCGCGCGGCGCAAGGGCCACGGGCACCGGCGAGGCATGCAGCAAGGCGTTGGCGACACTGCCTACCGAGAACCGCTTGAACAGCCCGTTGGAGGCGGCACCGATGACGATCAGCGCGGCCGATTGCGTAGTGGCTGTCTCGATCAGGCCTTCGGCGAAGGAGTCCGAGTCCACCACCCGGAATTCGGCGTCGATATCGGAAGGCACGAGTTTCAGCGCTTCGCGGCGCGCAGTCAGCACCTCCTGCTCGCCGGCGCTGACGCGCTTGCCCTGCGGATTGACGGCCACATAGGGCGCGTTCTCCGGCACCACGTAGACGATCTCCAGCCCGGTCCCCTGTGCCCGCGCTATGGCTACCGCCAGCGCGATGGCATCGGCGCCCCGGTCATCCGGCTGGTACCCCACGACATATCGCATCCGTTCCACCCTCCACCGCCACGGCGGTCACCGCATGAGCATTATGAGGCGACTCTACCGTGAGGCAGGACACATTTCACCAGCCGGTTTCCGGAAGCACCGAGGGGACAGGGCCCGGCAAAGGCCGGATCCTGTCCCCTCGGATAAGTACGCTGGACGTCAGGCAGCGGCTGCGCGGATGGCGCCTTCGAGCACGTCGAGGGCATCCGCCAGCAGGTCGTCGCCGATGACCAGCGGCGGCAGGAGACGGACCACGTTGCCGTAGGTGCCGCAGGTCAGGATGATGACGCCTTCCTTCAGGCAGGCGGCGGAAATCGCCTTGGTTGCCTCGGCGTTCGGGGCCTTGGTGGTCGCGGCGGTACCCGGCTGCACGAATTCCAGCGCCAGCATGGCTCCGCGGCCGCGCACCTCGCCGATGATGTCCACCTCGGCCGCCAGCTTCTCCAGCCGGGCACGCACCTGGGACTCGATTGAGCGCGCCCGGGCGTTCAGGTCCTGGTCCTTCATCGTTTCGATGGCAGCCAGTGCGCCGGCGCAGGCCACCGGGTTGCCGCCGTAGGTGCCGCCCAGCCCGCCGGCATGCACGGCGTCCATCAGCTCCGCACGCCCAGTGATCGCGGACAGCGGCATGCCGCCGGCGATCCCCTTGGCCATGGTGATGATGTCCGGGACAATACCCTCGTGGTCGGAGGCGAACCACTCACCGGTGCGGCAGAAGCCGGCCTGGACCTCGTCCGCGATGAAGACGACGCCCTTGTCCTTGGCCCACGCGGCCAGCGCCGGCAGGAAACCTTCGGCCGGGACGATGAAGCCGCCCTCGCCCTGGATCGGCTCGATCAGGATCGCGGCGACGTTTTCGGCGCCGATCTGCTTCTCGATCATGGTGATCGCGCGGCGGGCCGCGTCCTCGCCCTTGATCTCGGCTTCCTCTCGGAAGGGGTAGCTCATCGGCACGCGGTAGATCTCCGGTGCAAACGGGCCGAAGCTGCCGGCCGGGCTGGACTTGTAGGGGTTGGCCTTCGCCGTCAGCCCCATGGTGAGGTTGGTGCGGCCGTGGTAGGCGTGGTCAAAGGCGACGACGGCGGTGCGTCCGGTAGCAACGCGGGCCACCTTGACGGCGTTTTCAACGGCTTCGGCACCGGAGTTGAACAGTACGGTGCGCTTGTCGTGGTCGCCCGGGGTCAGCTCGTTCAGCTGCTCGGCAACCGCGATGTAACCCTCATACGGGCTGACCATGAAGCAGGTGTGCGTGAAGTGCTCCACCTGTTCCTTGACCGCGCCGACGACGGCGGGATCGGACGCGCCGACGCTGGTCACGGCGATACCCGAGCCCAGGTCGATGAAGGAGTTGCCGTCGACGTCCTGGACGATGCCGCCATCGGCGTCGGCCACGTAGACCGGCACGCTGGAGGCGACGCCGCCGGCCACGACCTTGGCACGGCGGGCCGCGAGTTCAACGGACTTGGGTCCGGGGAAGTCGCCGAGGATCTTGCGCTTCTGCTCGAGCCGGAACTGGGGCTCGGTAGCCTGAGTGGTCATTTCTTAGCCTTTCAACTGGTTCAGGTAGGTAGGTTAGTGCAGGCCTAGGCGTCCAGCGCGCTCATGACGTGCTTGATGCGGGTATAGTCCTCGACGCCGTACATGGACAGGTCCTTGCCGTAGCCGGACTGTTTGAATCCGCCGTGCGGCATTTCTGCCGTGAGCAGGATGTGGGTGTTGATCCAGACGGCGCCGAAGTCCAGATCGCGGGAGACGCGCATGGCCGTTCCGTGGTCACTGGTCCAGACGCTGGAGGCCAGGGCGTATTCGACGTCGTTGGCCATCTCCACGGCTTCGGCCTCCGTGCCGAACTTCTGCACGGTGATGACCGGGCCGAACGTTTCCTGCTGCACAATGTCATCCGTCTGCTTCGCGCCGGTGACGATGGTGGCTTCGTAGAAGAACCCCTTGTCACCGGCGCGCTTGCCGCCCACCGCAACCGTGCAGTGCTCCGGCAGTGCGTCCATGACGGCGTTTACAGCGTTGAAGTGGTTGATGTTGTTCAGCGGCCCGAAGTAGTTTTCGGCGTCATTCTCGGAGCCGGTCCGCAGTGTCCTGGTGTGCTCGACCATGGCATTGACCAGATCATCGTGCGCGTTGTCTTCCACCAGCACGCGGGTGATCGCCGTGCAGTCCTGGCCGGCGTTGAAGAAGGCGAATTCGGCAATGGCCGCGGCACTCTTCTTGATGTCGGCGTCGGCGAAAACAATGGCCGGAGCCTTGCCGCCCAGTTCCAGGTGGGCACGCTTCAGGCCCTTGGCTGCTCCGCTGGCCACAGCGATTCCGGCGCGGACGGAGCCCGTGATGGAAACCAGGCCGGGGGTCTTGTGTTCCACCATGGCGGCGCCTGTGCCGCCATTGCCGAGCACCACATTGACGACGCCGGCCGGGAAGATGTCCTTAATCAGCCGGGCCAGCACCACGGTGGACTCGGGCGTAGTGTCGGAAGGCTTGAGCACCACAGTGTTTCCGGCGGCCAGGGCCGGACCGATCTTCCAGACGGCCATCAGCAGCGGATAGTTCCACGGTGCAACCTGTGCGACC
Encoded proteins:
- a CDS encoding universal stress protein, producing MRYVVGYQPDDRGADAIALAVAIARAQGTGLEIVYVVPENAPYVAVNPQGKRVSAGEQEVLTARREALKLVPSDIDAEFRVVDSDSFAEGLIETATTQSAALIVIGAASNGLFKRFSVGSVANALLHASPVPVALAPRGYQRKGPLTRLTAFIGERQGAQTARDVALRAAGRRGLPLRLVSLVALDTHERSDSGEAIHQAHLHANSVLSEAATNALDGTATVTVAHGRTIEEAIDSLDWDDGELVIIGSSRLAQRNRLFLGSTALKVLRALPVPMVVVPQEGVHGLDAPGHV
- the rarD gene encoding EamA family transporter RarD yields the protein MSSVSTNDGDPASPPRQQLTAVAPDVDATAEADVVAAGTAGRKPRSEHSTGLIFGLAAYGLWGMLPLYFAILEPAGPLEIVANRVIWSLLFCVLLMTAMRSWRPFKAALVDKRILGTLSLAAALIAVNWLTYTVAVLSERTVEASLGYFINPLISVLLGVLILKERLRRAQWAALAVAFIAVLVLAFGYGNVPWLSLVLAFSFGFYGLVKKNVGSKVDAVSSLSVETLVLTPLAGAVMAVLMVQGQATLLDNGPGHFWLMAAGGLITALPLLFFGAAARRLPLSMVGMLQYLAPLLQFILALAVFHEPMPLERWIGFGLIWLSLIILTTDMLASYRKLPQPAAA
- the gabT gene encoding 4-aminobutyrate--2-oxoglutarate transaminase; this encodes MTTQATEPQFRLEQKRKILGDFPGPKSVELAARRAKVVAGGVASSVPVYVADADGGIVQDVDGNSFIDLGSGIAVTSVGASDPAVVGAVKEQVEHFTHTCFMVSPYEGYIAVAEQLNELTPGDHDKRTVLFNSGAEAVENAVKVARVATGRTAVVAFDHAYHGRTNLTMGLTAKANPYKSSPAGSFGPFAPEIYRVPMSYPFREEAEIKGEDAARRAITMIEKQIGAENVAAILIEPIQGEGGFIVPAEGFLPALAAWAKDKGVVFIADEVQAGFCRTGEWFASDHEGIVPDIITMAKGIAGGMPLSAITGRAELMDAVHAGGLGGTYGGNPVACAGALAAIETMKDQDLNARARSIESQVRARLEKLAAEVDIIGEVRGRGAMLALEFVQPGTAATTKAPNAEATKAISAACLKEGVIILTCGTYGNVVRLLPPLVIGDDLLADALDVLEGAIRAAAA
- a CDS encoding aminobutyraldehyde dehydrogenase, whose protein sequence is MVQTLQNFINGEFVTPAGTELLDIINPTNGEVVAQSPVSVDSDVDDAMAAAAAAFKSWKHATPSQRQLLLLQLADAMEAHSEELVEAQHRNTGQVREMIASEEVAAGADQLRFFGGAARLLEGKSAGEYMEGHTSFVRREPIGVVAQVAPWNYPLLMAVWKIGPALAAGNTVVLKPSDTTPESTVVLARLIKDIFPAGVVNVVLGNGGTGAAMVEHKTPGLVSITGSVRAGIAVASGAAKGLKRAHLELGGKAPAIVFADADIKKSAAAIAEFAFFNAGQDCTAITRVLVEDNAHDDLVNAMVEHTRTLRTGSENDAENYFGPLNNINHFNAVNAVMDALPEHCTVAVGGKRAGDKGFFYEATIVTGAKQTDDIVQQETFGPVITVQKFGTEAEAVEMANDVEYALASSVWTSDHGTAMRVSRDLDFGAVWINTHILLTAEMPHGGFKQSGYGKDLSMYGVEDYTRIKHVMSALDA